In Nocardia sp. NBC_01327, the genomic stretch CGTGCCCGACTGAATGGTGCAGCCCGAGGCGGGGGAGACGTCGGTGAGATCGCGGCGCAGGATGTCGTCACGGGTATCGCAGCCGTTGTGCCCGCCCGGATCATTGTTGTTATCGGTCCAGGCCGGCCCGAATTGATCTCGGGTGTAACCGGTCATGGCCGCGCGGCCCTTGACCGGCAGTGCGGCCAATTGGGTGCGGGCCTGGGCGGCGCTCACCCCGGCCGGTGGCGCGATGGCCGGCTGACTCCCGGACGGTTGCGCGGCCGCCGGAGCCATCGGAGCCTTGGCCGGTGTGGATGCCTTGCAACCTGCCAGTCCGGGAATGATCAAAGCGCACAACCCGATTGCCACGAAAACCTTCATCAGATGATCCTTCGGTACAGCGCCGATCGTTCCGCCGTCAATGAAAGCAGATCGGCTGGACCGAAGTACCGGCAAGCGCCAAGCTGATCTCCTGACCAAGACTTATTGCGCGCCAACGGCATCCAT encodes the following:
- a CDS encoding HNH endonuclease family protein, coding for MKVFVAIGLCALIIPGLAGCKASTPAKAPMAPAAAQPSGSQPAIAPPAGVSAAQARTQLAALPVKGRAAMTGYTRDQFGPAWTDNNNDPGGHNGCDTRDDILRRDLTDVSPASGCTIQSGTLHDVYTGKTIAFQRGPKSSVVQIDHMVPLGDAWQTGAQQLTAERRQDLANDPLNLQAVDGPTNEAKGDGDAATWLPPNNAYRCVYVERQIAVKTAYGLWITSGEHDAMDKLLAGCN